A single window of Vespa crabro chromosome 23, iyVesCrab1.2, whole genome shotgun sequence DNA harbors:
- the LOC124431999 gene encoding early nodulin-75-like, whose translation MLRLLIPCLLWLASVRSHSVHMDMMDSGTMDSSLSKLKRGYVQDPCPPQYHLPAYHQPAVLVKAYEQPSYPKKEVTVHQSPPHIQYISSHQPSYTIIPKQSVTYVKPQVISYQPVHAPSYSVHPIQPVVKPWVPSYTPAKVIYQKPMYSYAPAYQKPMYEAPKIYFKKYEVPAVQTQVIYQKPGIVYQKPAVSGYVYQKPAVSGYVYQKPAPQPISYIPPAQPKVVHIQAAPVSYVKIAQPPPIVHQPVYLPPAPVHPPPAIVKVAKPMCD comes from the exons ATGCTGAGGTTACTG ATACCATGCCTGTTATGGCTGGCGAGCGTTCGTTCGCACAGCGTTCATATGGACATGATGGATTCCGGTACAATGGATTCTTCATTGTCCAAATTGAAAAGGGGCTACGTTCAAGACCCTTGTCCACCGCAGTACCACCTTCCCGCATATCATCAACCAGCTGTTCTTGTAAAAGCTTATGAACAGCCCAGTTATCCGAAAAAGGAAGTGACAGTCCATCAATCACCACctcatatacaatatatatcaaGTCATCAACCGAGTTATACAATTATTCCAAAACAATCGGTGACTTACGTGAAACCGCAGGTAATAAGTTATCAACCCGTTCATGCACCATCGTATTCGGTCCATCCGATTCAACCTGTCGTCAAACCATGGGTGCCATCTTATACACCGGCTAAAGTGATTTATCAAAAGCCAATGTATTCTTATGCCCCGGCTTATCAAAAGCCAATGTATGAGGCgccgaaaatttattttaaaaaatacgaaGTTCCTGCTGTACAAACGCAGGTGATTTATCAAAAACCAGGAATTGTCTATCAAAAACCAGCTGTTTCAGGCTATGTTTATCAAAAACCAGCTGTTTCAGGCTATGTATATCAAAAACCAGCCCCACAACCTATTTCCTACATCCCACCAGCGCAACCTAAAGTTGTTCACATACAGGCAGCTCCAGTATCATACGTGAAAATTGCTCAACCGCCTCCAATAGTACATCAACCCGTCTATCTTCCACCTGCTCCAGTTCATCCACCTCCAGCTATTGTCAAAGTAGCGAAACCTATGTGCGACTGA
- the LOC124432019 gene encoding MAGE-like protein 2, with product MKLFILASMVAAVWAGYEEDHGGSTYHETSKAVEIPIYKKYAIPIPHPVPVAIPQQIKVPIPQPYQVEVPVPHPVPVEVVKHVEIPVEKPEPYVVEKKVPYVVEKPYAVTVEKHFPVPIPKPYPVHVPVYKHVFHHQSKGHGWKH from the exons ATGAAACTTTTT atattagcCAGTATGGTGGCTGCTGTATGGGCCGGTTACGAGGAAGACCATGGTGGTTCTACCTATCACGAAACTTCTAAAGCCGTGGAAATACCGATCTATAAAAAATACGCTATACCGATTCCACATCCAGTACCAGTTGCTATACCGCAGCAGATTAAAGTACCGATACCACAACCGTATCAAGTAGAGGTACCAGTGCCACATCCGGTGCCTGTGGAAGTAGTTAAACACGTTGAGATTCCTGTAGAAAAGCCTGAACCATATGTGGTTGAAAAGAAG gTACCGTACGTAGTCGAGAAGCCTTATGCAGTAACAGTCGAGAAACATTTTCCAGTACCAATACCAAAACCATATCCGGTCCATGTGCCAGTTTATAAGCATGTTTTCCATCATCAAAGTAAAGGACACGGTTGGAAACATTGA
- the LOC124431939 gene encoding proline-rich protein 4-like, whose translation FLQIIFLALISSLIASSFAGHYEEDHGDSTYEEKSKPVEIPIYKKYAIPIPHPVPVEIPQEIKVPIPQPYKVPVEIPQPYPVEVVKHVEVPVEKPEPYVVEKHVPYVVEKPYPVYVEKKFPVPVAKPYPVHVPIYKHVFHHTSKGKGWH comes from the exons ttcttgcaGATTATCTTCTTGGCCCTGATCTCGTCATTGATCGCCTCGTCCTTCGCTGGCCATTATGAGGAGGATCATGGTGATTCGACTTACGAAGAAAAATCTAAACCAGTGGAAATAccgatttataaaaaatatg CTATTCCAATACCGCATCCTGTACCAGTAGAAATCCCTCAAGAAATCAAAGTACCTATACCCCAACCTTATAAAGTTCCGGTTGAAATTCCTCAACCTTATCCCGTTGAAGTTGTCAAACATGTTGAAGTACCTGTTGAAAAACCAGAACCATATGTTGTTGAAAAACAC GTCCCTTACGTCGTGGAAAAGCCGTATCCAGTTTACGTTGAGAAGAAATTTCCGGTTCCCGTGGCGAAACCATATCCCGTCCACGTTCCAATCTACAAACACGTTTTCCACCACACATCGAAGGGCAAGGGATGGcattaa